From the Papaver somniferum cultivar HN1 chromosome 2, ASM357369v1, whole genome shotgun sequence genome, the window GAGAAGTCGAGAACGGATTAAATTTCTTTCCTCAATGAGTGCGTTCTTTCGCTCAAAGCTGAATCACGTTCATCTTGAACTTTAAGAATAGtttcttggaatttttctagtgCTTTCGCACCCTTGAGAGCGACCTCATATTTTTCAGTAATGATTTTATTCTTCTTTACTTCAAAAAGTTGGATTGTCTTCTTATTTTCATGAAGACGACGTTTGAAGTTATTAAGTGTGTTCAATCTTAACTCTTCCCGGCTAATATTCTCAAATCCTTCGGTTGGATAATTGTTTTATGAGGAATTAAGATGTTTTCCTCATCAGGAAAGTTAGATGCCTCATCAGAAAGGTTATAAATATCTGCGAATATAAAAAAATGAGGAATGCTAATTACCACGTAAAATAAGGAGAATGTGAAGATCAAAGATTACGTACCAATGATTTCATCATTTATTTCTCGAGCCACGCGAAGTAATTCAACGTTGGTAGAATTTTCAGCCTTAAGTTTGGTATTTTCTTTCCCCAAACTAAGAAGTTTCCTTTGATAATCCGAAGAAACCGCATATGATAAGAGAGATACCTGTAAAAGTATAATAAAGATGTTATGAATCGGAGAGGAAGATTAGAAAGAATATAAAAGAAGGTATAGATATTACCAAAGAACCAATCGCATATTAGAAGTTTGGGTTTACAGCAGAAGAAGCTCCGCGAAGAGATGGATCATCCAAAATAGGAGCATCGCAGACTTTCGAGACCATACCAAAAGTGCGTTGTTAGTCACCATCATTAAGAGACGACATAGGATCAGAAAAAAAGTTGGATAATTCTTTCAtcgaagaagagatcgatggatcTTCAgaagcaagaatatcatcatcactGGATTCAGAACTTGAAGAAGGGTAAAATTTTTTACGCTTCCTAGAAAGATCAGAAGAAGAAATCTTGGGCCCAGATTTAGATGCGAGTTTCTTGGTTTTCCCAGTATCCTTAGTACCCGAAGTTTCAACCTACCCGAAGANNNNNNNNNNCGAAtctaccatcaccaccaccaggaAGAAATACATATGGTGATGAGAAAGAAAAATACATTTGTAATTGAAGTATGTGCGAAGGAAAAGAACCTATATTGCAATTCGATTCTACATTCTTTCAAAAAtatagaagattttcatgacaacatCTTAAGCCGTGTGTATgcgagagataatgatggaagagaaattcttAACCTTGCAAAGATATCGCCATTAAAGGATTGGCAAAAACAGGCCATTTCGTTCAGTGCGGAAGAAACACCAGGAGAAGGAGAATTACATGAATGTCCATTAGTGGTAAAGTTGAGAGTTAatccaaaagaaaaaatagatgatgatgatgatgacgaagaagatgaagcgaataCTTGGGCTATAAATAGAATATTCATAGATCCTGGGAGTTCTATTGATATTCTCTTTTATCATACATACAAGACTATGGGAGGAAGGGATGACGATTTAATTCCTTCAACTTACAAAATTTATGGATTCAATGGCGCTGCGAGCAACCCAAAAGGAGAAGTCAAAATGAGAATTCCACTGCGAAGTACGCCAACAGAAATCGTATTTTGTGTTATTGATGTTGAATCACCATATAATGCTCTGATTGGGAGACCATGGTTGCATAGTATCTTGGGTGTGCCTTCGACATTTCACCAATGCATAAAATTTCCTTTACCTCAAGGTCTAGGCATAATAAGAGGAGATACAAATGAAGGTAGAAATTGTCAGGAAATCGATATTGATAAGTGCGAAGAGCGAGAATACAAACGAAGAAATTGGAAGCATCATGCTAGGATAGCCAAAAGGGTGAAAGATTAATGGTGGATGTAGTGTCTAAATCTGGGAAGATAGACAAGAAGGATATTGAAGcagaatcttctgcgaaaaacaacACCAAGTGAGTCAGGAAGATTACCTCTAAAGAAGGAGAGCGAGTACAGAAGCAGAAGTTGTGTTCTCAGAAGAAAAGTACCATGTGCGATGATACTCGCACATGGGAAATTGAATATATCATACGAAATAATGTTCTGAAAAGcatcaatgaacttaaagaaataCAAAAGATGACAGGAGAAGAAGAGTAATATGAATATCTTTCTTCATGTATGAGAAATTAGTAAGAAttctatgtactagagttatataACTCAAAATAAGAATGGAATGAAAAATTTCTATTTTAGTAAGaaaaggcaaatgtaagaccttaaAGTAAGACTTTAGTATAAGGCACAGAGTATATAACCACAGAAGAGAGGTATCCAACTgtagcgtgcaccctagttctcaTAAATTCAAGGggaaaaaagtaagacctattGTACGTCACATTTGGGAAAACCTGATAAGCATaactcaagggaaagctacatcgaccATGGAACTTCAGTTATGGAGATTTGTGGtgagaaaaaacgaaaaatcccatccaggagaggtgccttaaattttcagtctaagttgATTGCCTTAGATTGGAAGACTAAGGTAACAAAGTCTCtcttaaggagtgcagaaactcgatcagggagccaaggtacacggttgattcaagagtgctctgggcgtctggagcgtgccttgccactcttgacaagtcctgactgtgatgcactcggtccgaagaaatcCCACTTAGAgtgcggtctcgtaaccataaaccttatcggtagatggataagagactgcgaaatcaactggttgttgcattaccggatgggaggatccaaccttaacccggtagaggtaagcttccttgaagggacaaccagggggaatataaggacgacgccctccattagggagatgaattgtgtcaacaaacgtaaatgtcatgaggctttttactcacgagagtattaaggcttgtcatatttacgcACAAGATAACcttaagaggcaataatacaagaaaaagataaggcgagatcaatgggtcaatatACTACAGTAtaaagacttcctgcgatttcgtcgcacaagaacaaagaaaatttgggaaagATAATACCTTTagttaggaaggaaaaataagacctcacgATAAAAATAAGTTACCTGCGAAGTGTTTCGCATGATACAAAATGTGATTGAAGTAGAAAGCGACATTATATTCATCAGCCTATTAATCTGTGATAACTAGCAGAGGCAAGAATAGGAATACAAATATAAAAAAAGTGTTATTTTTCCTATTTGACAGTCTTATGTATGTGCAAAAAAGATAGAACTTTGATATTTGTGAATGCGAATATAggttaaagaaaactaataattaaGGGACGAAAGTTAACATTTTAGAggtatatattaaagaaaaagttCTAAAAGAGGTGGAGATATACAAGAGGCAgaaagagaatttacatcaagtgAAAAATAACTAATTATCTTCATCATTATATTAGGCCTCAGAATTGTTTCCTTCTTATTCATACTCTTCATATTCCTCTTCATTATCAATAATATCAGGAACAACTTCGTTGGGAGGGACGTCTGCAAATTTATATTTAGAGAGAGGAATGCCATTATTAACACATACTTTCTTAACTGCTGCATCACGAGCGCGAATGGCATCCTTACCATTATTTGAAACAATGAGgatataattcttttataactgcTGATATTTGGAGTTGCGAGCAGATAACTCCATTGATAACTTCTCGGTTTCTTCAAGACGTATCTTTTCTTTAGCAGGAAGTTGTGTCTTTAACTCTTCAATCTTCTCCATATAATTCTTTTCTTTATATGCGAAATATAAACAAAATGGTTAGACTTAAAAGAGATGTCATATTCAAGAAATGACGAATATGAAAGAAAAAGCAAGTGACTTTCGTGATTGGAAATAATGTCCTTAACCAGCGCAGAATGTTCAGACTGAAGGCTCACATTTACGGCTAAATTTTCCCTAGCATTattcagaactctagcatcccaactaaattcagcttcACTTTCTATGAGAAGTCGAGAACGGATTAAATTTCTTTCCTCAATGAGTGCGTTCTTTCGCTCAAAGCTGAATCACGTTCATCTTGAACTTTAAGAATAGtttcttggaatttttctagtgCTTTCGCACCCTTGAGAGCGACCTCATATTTTTCAGTAATGATTTTATTCTTCTTTACTTCAAAAAGTTGGATTGTCTTCTTATTTTCATGAAGACGACGTTTGAAGTTATTAAGTGTGTTCAATCTTAACTCTTCCCGGCTAATATTCTCAAATCCTTCGGTTGGATAATTGTTTTATGAGGAATTAAGATGTTTTCCTCATCAGGAAAGTTAGATGCCTCATCAGAAAGGTTATAAATATCTGCGAATATAAAAAAATGAGGAATGCTAATTACCACGTAAAATAAGGAGAATGTGAAGATCAAAGATTACGTACCAATGATTTCATCATTTATTTCTCGAGCCACGCGAAGTAATTCAACGTTGGTAGAATTTTCAGCCTTAAGTTTGGTATTTTCTTTCCCCAAACTGAGAAGTTTCCTTTGATAATCCGAAGAAACCGCATATGATAAGAGAGATACCTGTAAAAGTATAATAAAGATGTTATGAATCGGAGAGGAAGATTAGAAAGAATATAAAATAAGGTATAGATATTACCAAAGAACCAATCGCATATTAGAAGTTTGGGTTTACAGCAGAAGAAGCTCCGCGAAGAGATGGATCATCCAAAATAGGAGCATCGCAGACTTTCGAGACCATACCAAAAGTGCGTTGTTAGTCACCATCATTAAGAGACGACATAGGATCAGAAAAAAAGTTGGATAATTCTTTCAtcgaagaagagatcgatggatcTTCAgaagcaagaatatcatcatcactGGATTCAGAACTTGAAGAAGGGTAAAATTTTTTACGCTTCCTAGAAAGATCAGAAGAAGAAATCTTGGGCCCAGATTTAGATGCGAGTTTCTTGGTTTTCCCAGTATCCTTAGTACCCGAAGTTTCAACCTACCCGAAGATGATGCATTGTGCGACGTTTTGGCCTTCTTAGCAGCCTGAAATCAGAAGAGTATGAaagtaagaaatggaaaaaacaGGGTTACgcaaaattatggaaaataatgcGAAGATTTCATACCATCTTCTTATTCTCACTATCAGATAAGACAAACTTCCAGGGTTGATAAGTAGAAATATTCGCAGGATGGGGAAGATCAGAACCATCAGCGGCTCTTCCAGATACATAAGACCAACTAAAATGATAGGGCAATTAAGTCAGCATGAATCATTAGATCTGCGAGCAGTACTATTCGACTTAtcattccaatcaacatctcgcataattttcTGAGCTTCAGTGATACCATCTTTCCTTATTAAAGGAATGCCCCTTTTGTTGATTCATTCTTCATTATCGCAACATAgtaatttttgaaaaaattatcaaTAGTATACTCTGAAGGGTTGATGGCTTTATCACGGTACAATAAATTTCACACTTCATAAGAATAAGAGGTCCCTAATCCTGCTGCGCGACGAGAGAATTCTAAAGCTATTCTAATAGCATCTCCACTTAATTGAAATATACttcttgcgaatcgatcatcAGATAGTATTTCATAGAATAAGGGAATTTCTGGATTATACAACAGGATGAGAAGATTATTCAAAAGCTGTCCTAATGAAATGATGATCTTTTGATTAGACCACTGTACAGAGTTTATTAATTCAAGATTGAATTTTGATGAATAATCACAATGGGAAGGAAGAGAAAGTGAAAAGCCTCTTGTGGAAAATTCTCTTTTCAACCTAGTGAATTCAGTTACCATGTTTTTACCAGCTGGAGCCATTATAAGAATGAGAATGAGGGATATATAGGTGAATGAAATCACAGTAAAAAAAAGTATCTTAATCAGATCACGGACGAAAATTACAGTTAAAGTGCAGAAGCAggggaaaagaaaaaggaaggtaaaaagaagaaagaagaagatgaaagaagatatataaggaaAATTTACTCTCGATTTTCGAGATTTTATTTCATTAATGGCGAAGAATGAATGTATAATAATAGACGGTTATAAGGACGTGTCAGATAACGAGTGGATAAAAAGACACGCGTAAGTAAGGAAAGCTCAAATTCTGGAAATGTGTCGGCAGAGCAGAATATGAAAAGTCGAGCATGTGCGATATTATAAGATGGAGATTCTTCATATCTCTCACTTTATAAAGagaacgaaatgagaagaggcaaaatgtaggagtgaaatatcgcaccttcattatgtatgcgaagtaaAAGTCATCTGATGTAAGCGAAGACCATCGCACATACTAAAATTAGGATGATGTATTTAATGATGTCAGCGTAGTCACGAGcaaagtgtgatgatctgtgcgaaagtgtaaagtgtgcgaagttgagcgaatgtacatgagcgattgtaacgcacagtgattccgaaaataggggatctattagctatcatccactatgtagtaCCCTATATAAGGGGAAGGAATCTGTGTATTGGAGAGAGATCTGAAgtgagtgttagacaagaaatttagagagagaaagtttatttggagagcaagtaaagtcatttTATTATCTTGTAACCAATTATAGAACTtaataaacaataaaatatttccatgATGATTATTTAGAATCTTGTCTAAATTTATGGAATGTGGTTGGAGGATTTCCTGCAACGACATCAGATCTACTGTATATGGTGATACAATTACACAAAAGAAATTTGCCTTAGCATTTATTAATAACATAAGCACACTGATATAGCTTCACAAAACAAAACTAACAAATTAATAGCTTGTTTTTTAAAAGCCGCAACAGTTTTCTCTAGGCATAACAGAAAAATAGAACTACCTATCTAACGTCTACTTTTATCTATAATTTGGCCAAGAAAACCATAGATATAGTAGGCACAGCACAAATGTGGAGAGAATGAAAGGAAGTCTCACCTTGCTAACGTACCATCGTACTAAATCTACTGCAATCTTAGGAATATTAACAGGGAAAGTGTTGATTTCATCAGGAAATGCTCCGTCCACGACAAGATCATGTCCGCTGATGCTAGCGGACTCGTCCGAAGCAAGGAAAAGAACAGCCTCTGCGATATCTTTACCCTTCAAACACATATTCTTTAGATTCGAAATTGAAGACATTTGTTCTTGAATAAACTCCGGATCTAACCATGTCCGTAACCCAGGGATAGTACATGTCATTGGTGTAACAACTCCATAGGGAGACACACAGTTAACCCTAATTCCATATATCCCGAGCTCGCGAGAAGCTGATCGAACCACACCCAAAAGTGCGTGTTTTGATGCTGTGTAACCTGGTGGTCCTATCCCACCCCGAGTTCCTCCTATACTTACTGTACATATGATTGATCCGCGAATATTCTGTGCTACCATAGCGCGACCTGCATGCTTTATCATGGCTACACCACCACAGACATTGACATCAATAGTTTTCTCCAATGCTTTCATGTCTAAATCAAGAACACCGGCCAGTGATCCTAAGATACCGGCATTGCTATACACGATATCAAGAGTACCATACTTTTCCAATGTATAAGCCACAGTCTCTTCCACTTGCTTTTCATCAGTAACATCACAGTGTTTGTAACAACATCTCTCTGGTCCAATCGATGCTACAACTTGATCACCTAATTCAACTTGAACATCAGCAATCACAACAAAAGCACCATTTTCAACGAATAATCTCGCTGCTGCCTCACCAATTCCTCCAGCTGCACCGGTTATTATAGCCACTCTACCCTCTAGCCTATGTCCATTCATAGTTAAAAGAACACACACACAACTGATCAATATCAGGAAATAATGTGAAAAGTAAGAGAAGAATTTGACGAATCCCTTACTACTCTAATACAACTAGAACAACTCTGCGATTTGCGAAAAGACAAATTAGTACCTCAGCTTAAGCATCTAGATTTGATTAGAATTGCAAATTATTTGCAACATTTTGTTTAATTATAAATCTTAAACGAAGTCATTTCTTTATTTGGAATAGGAATTGCATCACCATTACCAAACGGTCCAAAAATgcttcaaaatgaaaaaaaaaaaatgaaaacgaaCGGTCCAAACCACCGGTCTACCGACAATTGCTCTTTCTCCTTGTAATAAGAAAATAAGTCCCTTTCCTTAAAGATTTTGCCGCTGGAAAAATATTAACTGAAAGGGCACTTACATTGAATAGTAGCATTCTCAAGAGGGTTCAACATTTGTATATATGATTTGAGGACCTGACCTATGGTTGAAAGTTGAGCCAAAAGTTTCAATTCTAGAGCGCTTCTGGCCCCTATTAATAAAAATCATGgatttcatttttatttaaaagaaaaagaatttttttacCACTTTAATTATCTTGCATTTGTCTTCCGGAAGCTATAATTTTTCTTTATGAtcatttttgattattgattcttTTCATTTTAACTTTTAATCGTCTATTTTTGTAGTAGTATTCTATTTGTAAGTCAGAATTACAAACTAATTATGCTACTCGTTCAAAAAATTCTCTGCGACCTTTGACACCTCACATATTAGTGACATTCTAA encodes:
- the LOC113350299 gene encoding short-chain dehydrogenase reductase 3b-like isoform X3, which translates into the protein MNGHRLEGRVAIITGAAGGIGEAAARLFVENGAFVVIADVQVELGDQVVASIGPERCCYKHCDVTDEKQVEETVAYTLEKYGTLDIVYSNAGILGSLAGVLDLDMKALEKTIDVNVCGGVAMIKHAGRAMVAQNIRGSIICTVSIGGTRGGIGPPGYTASKHALLGVVRSASRELGIYGIRVNCVSPYGVVTPMTCTIPGLRTWLDPEFIQEQMSSISNLKNMCLKGKDIAEAVLFLASDESASISGHDLVVDGAFPDEINTFPVNIPKIAVDLVRWYVSKIPSPYIGYYIVDDS
- the LOC113350299 gene encoding short-chain dehydrogenase reductase 3b-like isoform X2, which encodes MNGHRLEGRVAIITGAAGGIGEAAARLFVENGAFVVIADVQVELGDQVVASIGPERCCYKHCDVTDEKQVEETVAYTLEKYGTLDIVYSNAGILGSLAGVLDLDMKALEKTIDVNVCGGVAMIKHAGRAMVAQNIRGSIICTVSIGGTRGGIGPPGYTASKHALLGVVRSASRELGIYGIRVNCVSPYGVVTPMTCTIPGLRTWLDPEFIQEQMSSISNLKNMCLKGKDIAEAVLFLASDESASISGHDLVVDGAFPDEINTFPVNIPKIAVDLVRWYVSKAAKKAKTSHNASSSGRLKLRVLRILGKPRNSHLNLGPRFLLLIFLGSVKNFTLLQVLNPVMMIFLLLKIHRSLLR
- the LOC113350299 gene encoding short-chain dehydrogenase reductase 3b-like isoform X1 — encoded protein: MNGHRLEGRVAIITGAAGGIGEAAARLFVENGAFVVIADVQVELGDQVVASIGPERCCYKHCDVTDEKQVEETVAYTLEKYGTLDIVYSNAGILGSLAGVLDLDMKALEKTIDVNVCGGVAMIKHAGRAMVAQNIRGSIICTVSIGGTRGGIGPPGYTASKHALLGVVRSASRELGIYGIRVNCVSPYGVVTPMTCTIPGLRTWLDPEFIQEQMSSISNLKNMCLKGKDIAEAVLFLASDESASISGHDLVVDGAFPDEINTFPVNIPKIAVDLVRWYVSKAAKKAKTSHNASSSGRLKLRVLRILGKPRNSHLNLGPRFLLLIFLGSVKNFTLLQVLNPVMMIFLLLKIHRSLLR